A region from the Lentisphaera profundi genome encodes:
- the recB gene encoding exodeoxyribonuclease V subunit beta, protein MSKTLNLKEAIADSGISLIEASAGTGKTYSIANLFLHYILKGRAISEILVVTFTDDATKELRDRIRKNLSDALKLCYLIENKGNLEDSDETLLAIINLYQNDLPKEKIEKAVLNFDQASIFTIHSFCQRMLKENAFESHSLFDMELLKDNDPIIQEVIEDFIRLQTYKENSNLTLSKDDLKNLLSVIGKGGKLETNLASSEELEEEIEVKHSEQDLEQKKLNVLFAPLLEIRDTLVGQLNNQDMLNDIKTLFVEDKRKAYLPENIDASIYALKSALLNFPKSYKSKVDVFSQSKNKKLSHPLLEDCQSLIDAYNEIKDFDGKIKTIKENIASLQHSMEIHQKLHFASFFTTAYQEKKDQLNILTFDDLIEKLHKSLINEELDGPLHRVIRNKFHVALVDEFQDTDPAQYEIFKRLFGDKEHSKDHSFFMIGDPKQSIYRFRGADIFAYLQAKEDAGDNQFTLENNYRSESGMVDAVNHFFLSKKVSANNELTSMSEEAFAYAPEEGKSGIIFEAVNAAANKRELGVDGNKQALQLRWMSFTNNDGDECELSKSNVEPLLPKIVTQEIVDLLNHSQDKKAFFSKKDKDPERVKPGDIAILVNKHKQAQAMKQSLSDAGIPAIIAKSGNVFKSSEATGIECFLEAVLSPKDLSITPLLLSTLLGLNALEIQELSDQERFDYLLEFKDYHNEWEQRGFLRSLQKFIDKHNIYTHSLAKVNGERIISNIFQLREILHDIEVSKGLGISGILRFLKEKINSTKKDDEQYLQRMETDAQAVKIMTIHKSKGLEFPIVFCPYMWTETYMEGGKFGEKAPAGDFSFHDQNNETALSIDTNDDNRDSNRFFWRREILGEQLRLLYVALTRSANRCYLYWGNIESHSFNKSKKEGQRGPLAKKRTPNAFEYLIHPTLRGIDIQEQDLSEASFQSLSDRQDFWQTKLAGKNAHINFTEVDSIQSVSSCYYKPEGRTELIAPEPIELNFPFWMDGSYSALIRRHGKVRFVPDSSLKEDEGLQDSNPTSDVKPEGFYAFPRGATPGTCIHEIFEHIDFQDESNWPDIIADKLKSYGLHGARSHNPESFLKSRIADCIEMIKRVLATQLNPQLDCDAFALQDISLNQRLDELEFYYPIKDINLYKLRNLFSKYYPAQHKNHIFIEDLEKLNYQMEEGFFNGSIDLCLQHGDKFYVVDWKSNYLGSQSKDYHSQPVLHAVREHFYFLQYHIYTLALHLYLEQSLENYDYDKHFGGVAYAFVRGFEVGTSHGIHNDRLPIGLVQDMKQLILEGAMTHA, encoded by the coding sequence ATGAGTAAAACTTTAAATTTAAAAGAAGCTATTGCCGACTCCGGAATCTCTCTTATCGAAGCGAGTGCAGGTACTGGCAAGACTTATTCCATTGCTAACCTTTTCTTACATTATATCCTCAAGGGTCGAGCTATCTCAGAAATCTTGGTTGTGACCTTTACTGATGATGCCACCAAAGAGCTTCGCGATCGCATTCGCAAAAATTTGAGTGATGCGCTCAAGCTCTGTTACTTGATCGAAAACAAGGGCAACTTAGAAGATTCAGATGAGACTCTACTCGCTATTATCAATCTCTACCAAAATGATTTACCCAAAGAGAAAATCGAAAAAGCCGTTCTGAATTTTGATCAAGCTTCCATTTTTACCATTCATAGCTTCTGTCAACGCATGCTCAAAGAAAATGCTTTCGAAAGTCACAGTCTCTTTGATATGGAACTGCTGAAAGATAATGACCCAATCATTCAAGAAGTTATCGAAGACTTTATTAGACTTCAGACTTATAAGGAAAACTCAAATTTAACTTTGAGCAAAGATGATCTCAAGAATTTATTAAGTGTCATTGGCAAAGGTGGTAAATTAGAAACTAATCTAGCTAGCTCAGAAGAACTTGAAGAAGAAATCGAAGTCAAGCATTCTGAACAAGATCTCGAGCAGAAGAAATTAAATGTACTTTTTGCTCCTCTTTTAGAAATACGAGATACGCTAGTCGGTCAATTAAATAATCAAGATATGCTAAATGATATAAAAACACTTTTCGTCGAGGACAAGAGAAAAGCTTATCTCCCTGAAAATATAGATGCTAGTATTTATGCTTTAAAAAGTGCTTTACTTAACTTCCCAAAAAGTTACAAAAGTAAAGTTGACGTTTTTTCACAAAGTAAGAATAAAAAACTAAGTCATCCTCTACTTGAAGACTGTCAGTCTCTCATTGATGCATACAATGAAATCAAAGATTTTGATGGAAAAATCAAAACTATAAAAGAAAATATTGCATCTCTTCAGCATTCTATGGAGATTCATCAGAAGTTACATTTCGCCTCTTTCTTCACCACTGCTTATCAAGAAAAGAAAGATCAACTGAATATCCTCACCTTTGATGACCTCATTGAAAAACTTCATAAGTCTTTAATCAATGAAGAGCTCGATGGCCCCCTACATAGGGTGATACGCAATAAATTTCACGTTGCCCTCGTAGATGAATTCCAAGATACTGATCCGGCTCAATACGAGATCTTCAAACGTTTATTTGGTGATAAAGAGCACTCGAAGGATCATAGTTTCTTTATGATTGGTGATCCCAAGCAAAGTATCTATCGCTTTCGCGGTGCTGATATTTTTGCCTATCTTCAAGCTAAAGAAGATGCTGGAGATAATCAGTTCACCCTCGAAAATAATTATCGCTCAGAATCGGGCATGGTAGATGCCGTCAATCACTTTTTCCTCAGTAAAAAGGTCAGCGCAAATAATGAACTCACTAGCATGAGTGAAGAAGCTTTTGCCTATGCCCCGGAAGAAGGAAAATCGGGAATCATTTTTGAAGCCGTTAATGCTGCTGCTAATAAGCGCGAACTTGGCGTCGATGGCAATAAGCAGGCCCTCCAACTGCGCTGGATGTCATTCACAAATAACGATGGCGATGAATGTGAGTTGTCAAAATCGAATGTGGAACCCCTACTGCCCAAGATAGTCACTCAGGAGATTGTCGACTTATTGAATCATTCTCAAGATAAAAAGGCCTTCTTTAGTAAAAAAGATAAGGATCCCGAACGGGTAAAACCGGGTGATATTGCCATCCTCGTCAATAAACATAAGCAAGCTCAGGCGATGAAACAGAGTTTGAGTGATGCCGGTATCCCGGCCATCATCGCTAAATCAGGCAATGTTTTCAAATCGAGTGAAGCCACTGGAATCGAGTGTTTTTTAGAAGCCGTTTTATCACCAAAAGATCTAAGTATCACTCCCCTACTACTCAGTACACTGCTAGGCTTAAATGCTCTAGAAATCCAAGAACTCAGCGATCAAGAACGCTTTGATTATTTACTTGAATTCAAAGATTATCACAATGAATGGGAACAGCGGGGCTTTTTGCGAAGCCTGCAAAAATTCATTGATAAGCACAATATCTACACCCATAGCTTAGCTAAAGTCAATGGTGAACGAATCATCAGTAACATCTTCCAACTGAGAGAAATTCTTCATGATATAGAAGTCTCTAAAGGTTTAGGGATTTCTGGAATACTGCGTTTCCTCAAGGAAAAAATAAATTCTACCAAAAAAGATGATGAGCAATACCTACAACGCATGGAGACTGATGCTCAAGCCGTAAAAATCATGACCATCCATAAATCCAAAGGCTTAGAGTTCCCCATTGTCTTCTGCCCCTATATGTGGACAGAAACCTATATGGAGGGTGGTAAATTTGGAGAAAAAGCTCCCGCTGGTGATTTTTCCTTCCATGATCAAAATAATGAGACAGCTCTTAGTATTGATACAAACGATGACAACCGTGATAGTAATCGCTTTTTTTGGCGACGGGAAATACTCGGTGAGCAATTGCGACTACTTTATGTAGCTCTAACTCGGTCTGCCAATCGCTGCTATCTCTATTGGGGCAATATCGAAAGTCATAGTTTCAATAAATCAAAAAAAGAAGGCCAACGCGGTCCTTTGGCAAAAAAGAGAACTCCAAATGCTTTTGAATATTTAATCCATCCTACTTTACGTGGAATTGATATACAAGAGCAAGACTTAAGCGAAGCATCATTTCAAAGTTTATCTGACCGCCAGGACTTTTGGCAAACAAAACTTGCGGGTAAAAACGCCCATATTAATTTCACTGAAGTCGACTCGATACAATCTGTAAGTTCCTGTTATTATAAACCGGAAGGCAGAACTGAACTCATCGCACCTGAGCCTATTGAACTGAATTTCCCTTTTTGGATGGATGGTAGTTATTCAGCCCTCATTCGCCGTCACGGTAAAGTTCGTTTTGTGCCTGATTCATCTCTAAAAGAAGATGAAGGGCTCCAAGATTCAAATCCCACAAGCGACGTCAAACCAGAGGGCTTTTACGCTTTCCCACGAGGCGCTACGCCAGGGACCTGTATTCATGAGATTTTTGAACATATTGACTTCCAAGATGAAAGTAATTGGCCAGACATCATTGCAGATAAGCTCAAAAGCTATGGCCTGCATGGTGCTCGCAGTCATAATCCCGAAAGCTTTTTAAAATCACGCATTGCAGATTGTATTGAAATGATCAAGCGTGTGCTCGCAACTCAGCTCAATCCACAACTCGATTGTGATGCTTTTGCTTTGCAGGATATCTCCCTAAATCAACGCCTCGATGAACTCGAGTTTTATTACCCCATCAAAGATATAAACCTTTATAAACTCCGGAATTTATTTTCTAAGTATTATCCTGCACAGCACAAAAATCACATTTTTATTGAAGATTTGGAGAAGCTAAATTATCAAATGGAAGAAGGTTTTTTTAATGGCTCAATTGATCTCTGCCTTCAGCATGGCGATAAATTTTATGTTGTGGATTGGAAGAGTAATTATTTAGGATCTCAATCAAAAGATTATCATTCTCAGCCAGTTTTGCATGCGGTACGTGAGCATTTTTACTTCCTACAGTATCATATATATACTTTGGCACTGCACCTCTACCTTGAGCAGTCGCTAGAAAACTATGACTATGACAAACACTTTGGAGGTGTGGCTTACGCCTTTGTGCGTGGTTTTGAAGTAGGTACTAGCCATGGTATTCATAACGATCGCTTGCCCATTGGCCTCGTCCAAGATATGAAACAACTTATTCTCGAAGGAGCCATGACTCATGCCTAG
- a CDS encoding serine/threonine protein kinase, with the protein MRKEENYFDNIDELFTQAFELEDNNLIDSLQFEGENFVDYEHYSEGGIKEIFLCRDRRTNRRVAMAVLKDTADTKKTEAFLREAKINAALQHPNIVPIYEMGIDEKKPWFAMKFIAGSSLAEIIEDLNAESPARLADLSQRLDVFNKVCDAIAYAHSLGVLHLDIKPDNIRISNYGDVVVCDWGLADIEATICDEQLLEYCTILEYDLDHQTLDGTVKGTPGYMAPEQTSIVKIRKGRHTDIFALGTLLYSLLTLEKPFKGDSLENILSNTAKGNFIKPSTLKADLPASLEAICLKAMQVKPEDRYLSVEALQKDLEAYRNGFATYAEKASILKLLKLLIYRHKMLFSLACLLFFLIPISTLFLLRNMELSKTNIEQENEKLLLEQEIHRQRGKDSAPLFLERAQENLKIFDYDTSLRFCNEALERDQEMLAAWKLKAYLHFIKEEYQNCLDAFTKAGVKNGRIIALAKNSLLLEQISEPKEKLQQRMDQLTRLHSQKDMKTFSFFMHNIVHNDLPLVDRLKLCRYIIGLRNKRADNEVFNFRYDSKSRTLDISNNPWIKIAHCLQNFPADTIIASNTSIRHGGNFYNKHLINLDISNTDVMELRTLKCQNLKNLKISGTIIHDLSPLEEYALVSLDISHTPIRYLNFVPKTPSLKQLYIHQGQFQKQQFKWLRKDIEVITK; encoded by the coding sequence GTGCGTAAAGAAGAAAACTATTTTGATAATATTGATGAGCTCTTTACCCAAGCTTTTGAACTCGAAGATAATAATCTCATAGACTCCCTTCAATTTGAAGGAGAAAACTTTGTAGATTATGAGCACTACAGTGAAGGTGGTATAAAAGAAATTTTCCTTTGCCGTGATCGCCGCACCAACCGACGCGTTGCCATGGCTGTTTTAAAAGACACGGCCGATACTAAAAAAACCGAAGCCTTTTTACGTGAAGCAAAAATTAATGCCGCACTTCAGCATCCCAATATTGTGCCCATTTACGAAATGGGAATAGATGAAAAAAAGCCTTGGTTTGCCATGAAATTTATTGCGGGGTCTTCACTCGCCGAAATAATAGAAGATTTAAACGCTGAGAGCCCTGCACGACTCGCCGATCTCAGCCAGCGCTTAGATGTCTTCAACAAAGTCTGTGATGCTATTGCCTATGCACATTCCTTGGGTGTTCTTCACCTCGATATAAAACCTGATAATATTCGTATTAGTAATTATGGCGATGTGGTAGTCTGTGACTGGGGTTTAGCCGATATTGAAGCCACCATATGCGATGAACAACTCCTCGAATATTGTACAATCCTAGAATATGACCTCGATCATCAAACTCTTGACGGAACTGTCAAGGGTACTCCTGGTTACATGGCTCCAGAACAAACCTCAATCGTCAAAATCCGCAAAGGGCGACACACTGATATCTTTGCTCTAGGCACCCTACTTTATAGCCTGCTTACTTTAGAAAAACCTTTCAAAGGCGACTCACTCGAAAATATTTTAAGTAATACTGCTAAAGGCAATTTCATTAAACCTTCGACGCTCAAAGCAGATCTTCCGGCTTCTTTAGAAGCTATCTGTCTCAAAGCCATGCAAGTTAAACCAGAAGACCGATACCTGAGTGTTGAAGCTTTACAAAAAGACCTCGAGGCCTACCGCAATGGTTTTGCGACCTACGCAGAAAAAGCCTCAATTCTGAAACTCTTGAAGTTATTAATCTACCGTCATAAGATGCTCTTTAGCCTTGCTTGCCTGCTCTTTTTTCTGATTCCCATTTCAACATTATTTTTACTTCGCAATATGGAGTTATCAAAAACAAATATTGAGCAAGAAAATGAAAAATTATTACTTGAACAGGAAATTCATCGTCAACGAGGAAAGGATTCCGCGCCACTCTTTTTAGAAAGAGCTCAGGAAAACCTAAAGATTTTTGATTACGATACGAGCCTACGCTTTTGTAATGAGGCCTTAGAAAGAGATCAAGAGATGCTAGCAGCCTGGAAGCTTAAAGCTTACCTACATTTTATTAAAGAAGAATACCAGAATTGCCTCGATGCCTTTACCAAAGCTGGCGTAAAAAATGGACGCATCATTGCTCTTGCAAAAAATAGTCTGCTTCTTGAACAAATTTCAGAACCCAAAGAAAAACTTCAGCAACGCATGGATCAACTCACCCGTTTACATAGTCAAAAAGACATGAAAACTTTTTCATTTTTCATGCATAACATCGTCCATAATGACTTGCCTTTAGTAGACCGTCTAAAGCTCTGTAGATATATCATTGGACTTCGCAATAAACGAGCCGATAATGAAGTCTTTAATTTTCGCTACGACTCAAAAAGCCGTACTTTAGATATTTCCAATAACCCCTGGATTAAGATCGCTCATTGTTTACAAAACTTTCCTGCCGATACAATTATCGCGTCAAACACGTCAATTAGGCATGGAGGAAATTTTTATAACAAACACCTGATAAATTTAGACATCAGCAATACTGATGTGATGGAACTCAGAACTTTAAAATGTCAAAATTTAAAAAACCTGAAAATTTCTGGCACTATCATTCACGATTTATCCCCTTTAGAAGAATACGCTCTTGTCAGCTTAGACATTAGTCATACCCCCATAAGGTACTTAAACTTCGTTCCAAAAACACCCTCTTTAAAACAGCTCTATATTCACCAAGGGCAATTTCAGAAACAACAATTCAAATGGCTGCGAAAAGACATCGAAGTAATTACAAAATAA
- a CDS encoding RNA polymerase sigma factor — protein MKQTDNTRHTLLQKIKDPNNESSWEEFVEYYSGYIYVIIRSFRVDIEDSEDLLQDVLIKVWKGIRQYDQSEKRSKFRTWLCSVIRNTVFNFLKSKSVKNSKQNVSYNEALEQMNLINEAEVDKIAEKEWQNYVANLAWANIKNDLSEANCQIFEDSISGELNNAELAQKHGIAETSVRVYKMRVKKALSKEIVRLNNELSW, from the coding sequence GTGAAGCAGACTGACAATACAAGACATACCCTTCTACAAAAAATAAAAGACCCCAATAATGAAAGTAGTTGGGAGGAATTTGTTGAATATTACTCGGGCTATATTTACGTCATCATCCGTAGTTTTCGTGTCGATATCGAAGACTCCGAAGACCTGCTCCAAGATGTTCTGATCAAAGTCTGGAAAGGTATACGTCAATATGACCAAAGTGAAAAGCGGAGTAAATTTCGCACCTGGCTTTGTAGTGTCATTCGCAATACTGTTTTTAATTTCCTTAAATCCAAATCCGTCAAAAATTCAAAACAAAATGTATCCTATAATGAAGCTCTTGAGCAAATGAATCTTATCAACGAAGCTGAAGTAGATAAAATTGCTGAAAAAGAATGGCAGAATTATGTGGCCAATCTTGCTTGGGCCAATATAAAAAATGACCTCAGTGAAGCCAATTGTCAAATATTTGAAGATTCAATTAGTGGTGAACTCAATAACGCAGAACTTGCGCAAAAGCACGGCATTGCCGAAACAAGTGTCCGCGTCTATAAAATGCGAGTAAAAAAAGCCCTCTCCAAAGAAATCGTTCGCTTAAATAATGAACTCAGCTGGTAA
- a CDS encoding type II secretion system protein: protein MKKFTLIEILVVIAIIAILASLMFPALSRARATSRRVSCMNNIKQIGVASYSFSGDNENKYPTRCSSNISYDDLLAGYDGRDGLTDTEKSAAYLDNRTYQESTGLYTCPTNPAVPLSSRRERRFFQNAFVRDYAINRAVAGGRLTAVNSPGSTIAYTERLYVRLGGNNDDYTGTSQKDKLYGVEFPLLGNSGHHEEKTNYLMADGHAEALPVIKTIIENYWDPDK from the coding sequence ATGAAAAAATTTACGTTAATTGAGATATTAGTTGTTATTGCTATCATAGCTATTTTAGCCAGTCTTATGTTTCCTGCTCTAAGTCGAGCTAGAGCCACATCGAGAAGGGTAAGTTGTATGAATAATATAAAACAGATTGGAGTTGCTTCATATTCTTTTTCAGGTGATAATGAAAATAAATATCCAACTCGGTGCTCAAGTAACATTTCTTATGATGACCTTCTCGCTGGTTACGATGGCAGAGATGGACTCACTGATACAGAAAAATCGGCAGCATATTTGGATAATAGAACTTATCAAGAAAGTACTGGACTATATACATGCCCAACAAACCCTGCTGTCCCCCTTAGTAGCAGAAGAGAACGTAGATTTTTCCAAAATGCATTTGTTCGCGATTATGCAATCAACCGAGCTGTCGCAGGTGGTAGACTAACAGCTGTCAATTCTCCCGGATCTACAATTGCTTATACTGAAAGGTTATATGTTCGATTAGGTGGTAATAATGATGATTACACGGGCACAAGTCAAAAAGATAAGTTATATGGCGTGGAATTCCCACTATTAGGTAATTCAGGCCACCACGAAGAGAAGACAAATTATCTAATGGCCGATGGTCATGCGGAAGCTCTTCCTGTTATAAAGACGATAATTGAAAATTACTGGGATCCTGATAAATAA
- the recC gene encoding exodeoxyribonuclease V subunit gamma, which translates to MYVFASNKLEILVERLAKSLYHDKSTPAQLFGQKNDLVIIQSRGMAKWINLEVAKENNIATRIDYPFIRTFISTILVRCGYSKEDDIWDRESLKWRIFQILPKIEKRFDILKEYVNEQVTRRHQLAEQLASLFDEYMIYRHEWLNAWAQNKNYTWVNTENQESYLDRDHENWQKMIWQELCKSESKSFQTALHDFIKMGPPRSIDLELPKNISIFGITNMPPVFISFFETLSEHTPVTLFHFSPCQEYWGDLEQERFTALDKISHTLYLNSEISLQRAQEDEIPDLAHALLKSWGLLGRDFLNLLIDKTSFDADDHYPVQNLASNLNDIQNGILNLSSDFDSTLKDDTSITINSCHNPRRELEVLHDYLLSILKASHQGPAEQQIRPHDIVVMAPNIQDYAPHIQNIFSQQNNNPIEFSIADQMASAQALVNSLLKLLHLPKTRLSANDILELIESPDLLQSFQLEPDNIPLIREWIEKSRIRWAQDAQERKEMGLPEFEQNSWKFGFDRLMAGYAFDDELIYNDSLTCPIGSDGIILGSFKSLIEKLFKIHDTLKHQQKTLLEWGEYLVTVLEDCFEKTDDNGNEYRLINQSFQKLINQGTLLELEEKLEFDIVLKTLSSSLEEESSTHGFISKGITFCSLLPMRSIPVKVICMLGLNEGQFPRLNQRSGFDLMKMNWKQGDRSMSLDDRYLFLESLLSARQYFYASYVGLNEKDNSEIPPSVVLAEFIEYLNVSVNGFKVKEQALQAFSARYFTRANDQEKQLHSFSPLHFSAAQSLANEEKIRTQDFCPEKLSLATELLDSNGILNVTLDEFASFFKAPAKAFLKTQVGTTLWKEELAELAETEAFEQANKLEQYKLKEQFIESIVEDADSAHDILLERTQADGLLPYGENGVQCFESIYEDALSIAERLIECQDDQVEESLDFTLEFKTPEVDIHLHCNIKKLFASTYVPYHVGTASFKHKLNSLIHYLALVVEEPSYALKYCNKDNIFALNGCLKPKNILQILIELYVAGLQKPLAFFPGCYEPYLLNINKQKREAPDLDLALKDAAIKWEYDPYNNAWADGHDPLNKLCFGEQFPEDEASPIFEIFFVLFQELLDSGQEIK; encoded by the coding sequence ATGTACGTTTTTGCCAGTAATAAACTTGAGATATTAGTAGAGAGGCTCGCAAAATCACTCTATCATGACAAATCAACTCCCGCACAGTTATTTGGACAAAAAAATGATTTGGTCATTATCCAGAGTCGGGGCATGGCCAAGTGGATAAATCTTGAAGTCGCAAAAGAAAATAATATTGCCACTCGCATTGATTACCCCTTCATTCGTACCTTTATCTCCACTATTCTCGTTCGCTGTGGCTATTCAAAAGAAGATGATATTTGGGATCGTGAAAGTTTAAAATGGCGAATTTTCCAAATTTTACCGAAAATCGAAAAACGTTTTGATATCCTTAAAGAATACGTCAATGAGCAAGTGACTCGCCGTCATCAGTTAGCCGAACAATTGGCCTCGCTCTTTGACGAATATATGATCTATCGTCACGAATGGTTGAATGCCTGGGCTCAAAACAAAAATTATACTTGGGTCAATACCGAGAACCAAGAGAGCTACCTTGATCGCGATCATGAAAATTGGCAAAAAATGATCTGGCAAGAACTGTGTAAAAGTGAATCAAAATCCTTTCAAACTGCCCTGCATGACTTTATTAAAATGGGTCCCCCTAGAAGTATTGATCTCGAATTGCCAAAAAACATCTCCATTTTTGGTATCACTAATATGCCTCCCGTTTTTATCTCTTTTTTTGAAACGCTATCAGAACATACTCCTGTCACCCTCTTCCACTTTAGCCCCTGCCAGGAATATTGGGGTGACCTTGAGCAAGAACGCTTTACTGCCCTTGATAAAATAAGTCATACGCTGTATTTAAATTCGGAGATCTCGCTGCAACGTGCGCAAGAAGATGAGATTCCCGACTTAGCTCATGCACTCTTGAAATCTTGGGGTTTATTGGGCCGAGATTTCCTGAACCTACTCATTGATAAAACATCCTTTGATGCGGATGATCATTACCCAGTTCAAAATCTAGCTTCTAATCTAAATGACATACAAAACGGCATCTTAAATCTGAGCTCTGACTTTGATTCCACGCTTAAAGATGATACCAGCATCACCATTAATTCTTGCCATAATCCACGTCGTGAGCTCGAGGTTCTTCACGATTATTTACTCAGTATTTTAAAAGCGAGTCATCAAGGACCCGCTGAGCAGCAGATCAGGCCCCATGATATCGTGGTCATGGCACCCAATATCCAAGATTATGCACCACATATCCAGAATATTTTTTCTCAGCAGAATAATAATCCCATCGAGTTCTCGATTGCCGATCAAATGGCTTCGGCTCAAGCTCTAGTCAATTCCCTACTGAAGTTACTTCATCTTCCCAAGACACGCTTAAGTGCGAATGATATCCTTGAACTCATTGAGAGCCCTGACTTGCTTCAAAGCTTTCAATTAGAACCGGACAATATCCCTCTGATTCGTGAATGGATTGAAAAAAGTCGCATTCGCTGGGCTCAGGATGCTCAAGAACGAAAAGAAATGGGCTTACCTGAATTTGAGCAAAATTCGTGGAAGTTTGGTTTTGATCGACTGATGGCAGGTTATGCTTTTGATGATGAATTGATTTATAATGACTCACTCACTTGCCCCATAGGAAGTGATGGCATAATCTTAGGCTCCTTCAAAAGCCTCATTGAAAAGCTTTTCAAAATCCACGACACATTAAAACATCAGCAAAAAACTTTACTTGAATGGGGAGAGTATTTAGTCACGGTACTCGAAGACTGCTTTGAGAAAACGGATGATAATGGCAATGAGTATAGGCTCATTAATCAAAGCTTTCAAAAATTAATTAATCAGGGCACATTACTCGAGCTAGAAGAAAAGCTGGAATTTGATATCGTTCTAAAAACACTGAGTTCATCGCTAGAGGAAGAAAGCAGCACCCATGGTTTTATTTCAAAAGGAATCACTTTTTGTTCCTTGCTACCGATGCGTAGTATTCCCGTAAAAGTCATTTGCATGCTGGGACTAAACGAAGGACAATTCCCTCGTTTAAATCAACGTAGTGGCTTTGACCTCATGAAAATGAATTGGAAACAAGGTGATCGTAGTATGAGTTTGGATGATCGCTACCTATTCTTGGAAAGTCTACTTTCCGCTCGCCAGTACTTTTATGCTTCCTATGTAGGTCTGAATGAAAAGGATAATAGTGAGATCCCTCCTTCAGTCGTGCTTGCGGAATTCATTGAATATTTAAATGTAAGTGTGAATGGCTTCAAAGTTAAAGAGCAGGCCCTACAGGCTTTTTCTGCTCGCTATTTCACTCGTGCCAATGATCAAGAAAAGCAACTACACTCCTTCTCTCCACTGCATTTCTCTGCAGCGCAAAGTTTAGCTAATGAAGAGAAAATCAGAACTCAAGACTTTTGTCCTGAGAAGCTGTCTTTAGCTACTGAACTTCTCGATAGCAATGGCATTTTAAATGTCACTCTAGATGAATTTGCAAGTTTTTTCAAAGCACCGGCAAAGGCCTTTTTAAAGACACAAGTTGGTACGACTCTCTGGAAAGAAGAACTAGCTGAATTAGCCGAGACCGAAGCCTTTGAGCAGGCGAATAAACTTGAGCAGTATAAACTCAAGGAGCAGTTCATAGAAAGCATTGTCGAAGATGCTGATAGCGCACATGATATTTTGCTCGAAAGAACCCAGGCAGATGGTTTACTTCCCTATGGAGAAAATGGTGTTCAGTGCTTCGAAAGTATCTACGAAGATGCTTTAAGCATAGCCGAGCGCTTAATTGAATGCCAAGATGATCAAGTAGAAGAAAGCCTGGATTTCACCCTCGAGTTTAAAACTCCAGAAGTCGACATTCATCTTCACTGTAATATCAAAAAATTATTTGCTTCGACTTATGTTCCCTACCATGTGGGGACCGCTTCCTTTAAACATAAATTAAATAGCCTGATTCATTATCTTGCCTTAGTCGTAGAAGAACCCTCTTATGCTTTGAAGTACTGTAACAAAGATAATATTTTTGCTCTTAATGGATGCCTGAAACCAAAAAATATTTTGCAAATCTTGATAGAACTTTATGTAGCGGGTTTACAAAAACCTTTAGCCTTTTTCCCTGGCTGTTATGAGCCCTACTTACTTAATATAAACAAACAGAAACGTGAGGCACCAGACTTGGATCTCGCCCTTAAAGATGCGGCAATAAAATGGGAGTACGATCCCTATAATAATGCTTGGGCGGATGGCCACGACCCCTTAAATAAACTTTGTTTTGGTGAACAATTCCCCGAAGATGAAGCTTCGCCAATCTTTGAAATATTTTTTGTGCTTTTTCAAGAGCTCTTAGATTCTGGCCAGGAGATTAAATAA